ttgttattgtgttacttaatagttaaaaaaaaaacaaagttcaAACATAAACAATAGCTTTAGAATTATAAGTAAACTAAATGACAAACCTCTAAATCATGTCGATGGTGGTAAGGCCAAGTAACGTAAACCTCAACTTTATAGAAATCGAGGTTTTAACTCCCAACCGGGGTGCCGTAAACTTTATTTAGGGTTccgcaaaattaattaacatatattttttattacattataattaaaaatacatagttaattttcaatgtaaaaatttgttttataaaatataatatgtgtatatactatatacttatatcttactacttttttttatacatatgcgCTGCTTAATAAAGCTGAAGTAATCGATAAGGTGCCTCcagatttttagaaaataactaAGGATGCCGTGAGTCCAAAAAGGTTGGGAACCTCTGTTTTAActgataatgataaaacacatgcaaatacatgtttttaacCAAGTAATGTAACCCTCATATCATTTCTTACAATGGTAAATTCAGCTTTTagtcatttataattagtgtAACCCACAAAGGAATATATGGTCAAGTAATAATGGCTTCAGTCAATTAATGTAaccatcattattttattttatttacaatatgttGATGCCAATTAATGTAACTCTCTTAAGATAATAGTATATCGTAACCCACTATTTGAAATATCAATTCAGGTAAAATACTGTAACCCTCAACTTCCTTCACTTTGATGCATAGTGACTagtcaaaaaaatcatttttaactctaaattgtataattttttgttaaaatacatattcaataattaatctattaaattttagcttccttggataatttttaacaaaactaataaaattttagtctCTCcagtgaaatttaatttttatggattATGTTACTTGGCCTTTCCACCAtcgatgttataaaaataatgtaggtaactaatataattgtaatcagCAGTAGTTGTATGATGTTAAAATggtattatcttttatatttcaagaaaaattgttttaaataatagcgaaaatttgaatatttttactataatcttAGTggcttcaatattataaaaatataaaattcaaattagtgTGAAgcttccaaaaaaataattaatattaaaatatcttgaaaTAACTAACATAGTAAATGGATtcctattcataaatatacaattaattaagttatacttGTAaagttaaattgaaattaataattatgatgttaaaaattcatataattttaattaaggtgttataaattaagattcatttactcaaataataaaggtatatgatcttttcttatttattctaaatgtgtaaatgtattgtaaataataaggtgtattttatggtaatatatcaaataattaagaatacattagagaaaaaaaaatttttgtatttaaacataaaagttaatttaagattagaatcactaatttatcaattagctatatgtatatatattatattaaattaaaaccaatagaTCAAAACCAAAACACATGTTTCATATGAGCCACCataaaagtaggtaatatGATCAGCTGTTGATATCTATgtgcaaattatatttattaattttaccaagTATTTCTTTGAGCACTGCCATAGATgatatagtgttataattaatggtGTTGTAATTGATGGCAGACACCAGGTCCCCGACTTCATCATCCTCTTCTTCACCCTCATCGTCCTGTCCAGTGTTGTTACTTTGCTTCCCCGCAGTCGATGACATTTTCACCTTAATTTCCAATACAAATCATCGAAACACCAGTGAACATTTTGAAGGAATGAATACCAATCAATAAAAGAATTGCCCCCACAAAACATTCGGTATGGGGATCCCTTAAGAAACGAAACAACACaagatatttatctatataagaACAAACAAATacgtatacaatgtatatattatatttaacacatacggtataattttgtttatttgtttgtcgtattttaataataaaaaatttgatatgtaCCTCagtttcttaaaaaatgtgcCGGCCAACCATTATGATCCGAGGCTCTGAAACAAAGCGAGTGAGTGACGGAACACACTCGGATTCTCGGACTGAACGATGGTCGGTGTTGACCGATCATGAACAGATTGCCAATAAAAGTAAAACCTTTACAACGACAGTTTGATTAACGAAAGccgaattttattattatattattttccccTGTGTTTTTGTTTTGCCATATCGATGTGCGCGATGAGGGCGGTAAGAAGCTGTGGATCCGGTCGAAAAGATGGCGCCACTGACTATGTTGTTATTGTTCTCATCAGCGATATgacttgttaaaatatttctcggcattttaaaaatagttaatacagaATATTGTATGCAATACATAATCGTCGGTCCATCGACACGCATATACGCAATACTATTTACCACCCACCACAGTCCACAATCATACGTAATGTTTTTTAAGGCgaattttcgtattttttttaatcttctaCGAAACGCCAGAGTAGTAAGTTTACAAGAGACGCGCAAGCGCAGCttgtgattataattattgtagccTGTTGGTAGTGCATACTACTTACCGTGGTTGTGGATCTTATCCGATCGGTCAATTTTACCAACCACTAATCAtcgattatgaataatatttttttcccgaCCGTCGTCGTCCGACTTTTTCgcgtttgtatttattgttattttattggcaATTTTCGGTAactgatattttgttattatttttttttgtcgtcaTCGGATCAATTCTATCCGGTTTTTCATCGActaatttatacatgtatattacgCGCGTATATATGTATGCGGTACGCGAGCGTTGTCGTTTGTTTACGCCAAGTTTTGACCGACACCGAGTGAAGTGCTGCCGCCGCTGTTGACCAgcgacgacaacgacgatgCGTTATAGATGAAGCTCGTTACACTCGCAAACCATTGCCACCGAAAGAACCTTTTACTTTTCGACCCTCGCGAACGCGGTCAAACTACAGCAAAATCAGATCAATCGAAAGTATGCACTGCTGCTCCTGCTCCTGCTCCTGTTGCACAATACCATAAAACCGACCGACTGACCAACTACAGTGATGACTGAATGGAAATCCAGATCGTTACCTAGCAATTTCGAAACACTTTCCCTGTCAAATGTGCCAGTCGGTCCTTCGTGTTTACGTTCTAACTCCAAGAAAACATACATCAGCCGCAATGTATCTTTTCCGGATGACGAAAGTCAAATTGTCACTGGCGTTCTTGAAACCTTGCATCCTTGGGAAtccagtaaatatttatattgaaatataatcgTCACTGTTAAGAAACATggtgtataattatactaatctTTTATTGTTCTCAGTGGAAAACGTAACTATAGAGTTACTTACAGCCAAATATAAAGAATCATGTGAAAGACACAATACTAATCCATTATACTCTGTTCTCaatcaaataaaatctataaatacaaatttggaGAGGAACGAATGTCTTGATCTAAAAGGTGTTTTATTAACCAATGTCGACTGGGAGAGCCttgaagaaatatttaaaagagttcagtttaaaactataaatgttgAAGCAACTGGATTAAATGATGATGTAAGAAaactgaattttattattatgtttttcattaaattggttttaaacTGTATAAGATAACTTATAGAGTCAGAACATATAGGTAGTTTTTTCATTAGAATCTAAGAAAGTCcatatagaataaatttaatagttaattttctcTGCTAGAAGTTGGTTAGATAGTTAAAGTTTATTAGTAAATCATAACTAGTGCATTGTACACCTAAATATTGCCTAACTAGGTattgttactatttttaaaaaatataatttcctgattactaaatttaaacattaggtaggtactagtttgagtattaaaagaaaaaacataacTACCTACCTTGCTTAGCAAAGAATTAAACTAGTTCAAGttaattatgaatacaaattaattcaaacatttatattggaaacaaaaataaaattacttaattcatTGTTTGTTaatccatttttaatttagttaatttgaactttttttattccaaGGTCTaccaataagtaaaataatgtcaaCACATTCCatttcaacaaataataaatatttacctagtacctacctattgaaTTGGTAATAGACCTTActgatttatgtaattttaataatataaattgttctgtttaaaatgttatattaatattaatgtattattatattgaatcagaataatacaattctcattattaaaatttcttttttttataaacaagttaTGTAGATCCATAATACTccataagtaataatactccataggtataagtattaagtaatattctaaacaatatcatttttgtagaaaaatgtcttattgaatttttaaattaattaatgattgaaCTTAGCCATGTCTTAATATCAGAGGAATATATCCTTTTTTCttttcacatttatattaaataacctaAAACTTGttggatattaataatatttaatttataagaaatgtatttaaattgtagacAGCAATTGCATTATTTGATATGTTAGACTTTTATGAATCTGCCATTTGTTTAAACATATCTTCTAACAACGATATTGGCACTAGAGGATGGCAAGCATGTGCTCGTACattaaaaaaggtaaatagtaattataatttgaaaagtaataaattttaaatgtaaatttattttcagtcaAAATGTTTAGAAGAATTGGAAGCAAGGAACACAATACTTAATGAATCAAATATGACTTTATTAGGTCgttcattaaaatttggttcacaattatgtgttttaaaacttgaaaactGTAATCTTGCAGACCGGCCATTAACATCATTaggtgattatttttaaatacaatattatatattattatatatttttattttatcattttaattaatttaaaagtagttTAACTTaatcaaatgatttttaattatataaaccttGAAGCAGTATAACATCaatgaattttgttttattattattattaattaagtacctaaaagaaaaaatattaaaataattttattaaacatattttaacaaattgtttcagtttctttaataaaattaaataacacattaaaaGAACTTTATTTgggtgaaaattatttaaatgaaaatgatgCTAAACAACTttcaattttactaaaatgtaataccaCTTTGCAGTTGTTGGATTTAAGGTAaacatatagatttttattagtagcataatatgtactaaagtatttatatatatatcattaatcaatacttaactgatttattaattctgattttagcaataataatattcaaaataatggttttaaattactttgtgAAAGCATTGTGAATCAAAATTCTCctctaacaattttaattgtctGGAATAATAACTTGAATCAAGAGTGTTCAGAATATTTGTCAAACttaatggtaaatatatttaattttttttttattgaaattttaaatgaaattgaaatcaattttataaaggaaaatatgcatttagtaattattaatgtatagaaagaaatcttttaaaaattaaaatatgtttttttctaatcataatagtatactaatatattataaatatattattttttttgtagcgCGCAGAAACCAAATTAGAAATGCTCAATGTTGGTTTTAACTGTTTACTCGACTCCACGGCTAGTGCTATTGAAATACCattgaaaaacaacaaaaatttgGTACGCTTAGGATTGCAAAGTACCCAAATTACTTGTAAAGGAGCTAAAAATTTAGCAGAAGCACTAGAATCCAATACTTCTTTACAAGTAAGTAcctctttataattatacaaattatactacTAATTCAACTATAAATCTAtcgtatttaaagtaaatatagtgttattaaaaattaaatagaattaaacttgttacctatacataacatttatttagtatttaatataagctaaTCATAGaacatataaactataatttattattcatgtggtagatattacacaaaaacatcaacaaataaaaattaatttctcaaatatatacactttttttgtatctgttctagctataataattgtgttaactaatgaaattttaataatatatatttatacatatatagtatatacgatatacatacaatattatctgaTCTATCTTTTTCAAGAACATTTGAACTAAACTGTAAaagctttaaattttataattttttaatgacaatggcagattttcaaaatttttctgGGGGtcctaataattgtatgtattttaaatttattatttttatttttataaatacaagtatatatatatattaataaatatgtatgtatatatcaaCTTCTGGGGAGGAGGGATCCAGACCACCCTCAAATAACTGCAACTGACCAAAGATAAGCCtatctgttttaaaaataataaatcaacaatataaataataattagggctCGGATTCTATAGCACTAAAAATAACTGAAGTATGCGCTATAATATGCCCTAAAGACATGACAAATagcataaatgaaaatttattctattcacaaattaaaaaaaacaacaacagttaaattctaattatttttattaatattacttgaattattgaattactatttgaatgaaaatggcaactatttaaaattgtttggaaatatgaatacaattcaaataattatgatttattaattaaataatatttttaataattttacctgaGTTACACTAATAACCTAATAATTagttacctaataatttatcttgtttatttatgtatcaatcacctaaatattattagaaaccTGCTAGCTtaagttaagtataaaattcctAAAGTATATggataatcatattataattattattatagcttgcaagttaaaaaaaaatgtagtctAGTTTTGTATTTAGAAATGACTTTAGATAtgtttttacgttttaaacctccttatgtattgtaatattgttcgCTTTTGCAGAGATTAGATTtacgtgataataatattgaagttgAAGGGCTGAGAAATTTGAAAGAGtccatttcaaaaaattttagaattacaCGCCTAGATTTAGATCCTCTGCCACGTAACAAATATGCAGCTGtaagatattgtttttattttctataataatatttatttaaatgtattatcaatTGTATGGTctatatgtattaagtatttcaaattatttatttattttatttaggacACAATTAAGgagtatacaaatttaacagaGCAGATCAAACAAATGTgtgaagaaaatgaaaaaaatcattgtagtAAACAAACTGAAGATGATCTACTTGACCAGATAACAGATGAGTCTAACTTAACAAAAGCTATCAAAATACCTAATGTCGATTCTAGAAAAATATCTCTTACATGTGAATCACTAATGATGCAGTATACTTCACTTAAAAATCCCAATTATCTTGGTTCAGATGATTACTCGCCTATGTTGCGAGGAAGTAGTGGTAGATTAAGGAGTCCTGCTCCGAGTCCTATACACAGTCCAATTGCTAGTAGTCCAATGTGCAGTCCTTCATTAACATCCACACGAAATCGTTTCCACGTATCTAAAGTGTctgaacaaaaacaaaaagaatGTCGATTTAAGGTGACCAAATTGAATACTTTAAACGATAAAGCACCTACAGCTAGTAATGAATCATTATCTGATGATTCTTTTGGTCCTACTAATTTGGAACTCACAGTTGATAGTTTGGATTTGtgcaaacataaaaatgacaCCAAGAAAGAAGATCAAAGAACCAGGAAAGTATCTTGGGTTATGGGTTCTCGACCTTTACTGACTTCATTGCAAAACATTACCTCGAGTTTGGATCAAGCAACCTCATCAGGAGTTGACAAGCTTCTCAGTTTATTTAGTCCTTTTTCTAGTGCGGATAAATCTTCAGCATCTATTGATACAGTTGAATCTAATGATTCTGTTTTTGAATCAGATCATGAATCAAAGAAACCAGTTACACTGGATCAAGCAACTTGGCCACCAGTATTCGGAAGCTTGAAAAAAACTACTTCTATCTGCAGGCCGCTGTCAGATAAAGGTAGACGTAGTTTAAGCGATTTacgtactttttaaattttaaagttagagGGATAGTGACCATACTCAAGCAATGATACTAGTAGATCAAATGCATTTaggttgtttatttatattgtaaggtCTCCCCTCAGAGCAAATCTCGTTAACAGTAGTATCTTTTACAAACTACATTGTGATTCACAAGCACATgagtacaaatttatttttatcattgttgaacaatttataaatatttatgcgaTCGTTTTTAGTTGTTAGtgctttatgtataatttaaacacacCCTCTAACCATACATACGACTACTGTAACGAGAATTCacacaattttttacattatctgGTGTACAAACAACTATGGGCTTGAAACcatttacaatacatttgaaaaaaataatataaataaaatataatttattatattttatattttagtataacaaaatatacatatataaaatcaaatattgttattaattgaaaGAATATATTGAACTCGAATATTTGGttactgtttaataaaatgtttctgtaaccaatattattactgtacttgcgttttataaaatggttTCTTGTCTAgtgatgttttaaattattaatgaactgGTCTCAGtatgattacaatttaattttaggtacttatagtatgtataataacattaatataatatttaaagttaccAACCAGTGTTTTAAACAAATGGAACAAAaagataatcatattattgttatattatgtacatggcTAGTAGATTTCTTCTTTGTACTATTTAAGCacaaattttttgaatattatagtttcttgAGTTTACTTGTCAATtctttttgtttcaaattaaatcaaagtATCTTTTCTTAACTTGTGTTATTTTAGTCATCTGATTGTTAAAAGTGCAATAATCTGTCTGGATCCAACATGTAAAGCACAAAATGTTGAAAGAAGAACAGACATTTGGAAGTTAATAATTAccataaatttgtttacagAATAccgttttaaatacttatttttctgAGTTTGTTTATCTACAGAAAAACATTGttacagttatttatattattttatatttttcttctttttccgAATTcttggatatttttattgactgtGATTTTTATCTTGGGTTTTTCTTtgtgataattgtttttaataatcataaaaattaataatatatatatatatattacaatatacttttttttttgttcaattacttaaattttatcgaaacaaaaatattccaaAGACTGACATTTTCCAAACAGTATTTGGAAAGACTTAAAAgtcaatttattcattaaaaaaaaaaaaaaaacaactctcataatatcatatatttcttTACAGGTGCCATTTtcttttactttatataatgtttaagtcCAAGTTAGTTGGAAAATATTGTTACCAAATTTACTatcagataattattaaatagtagttagtctatacattacattagagttatatatagtttaaaaatattatgaatgtagCTTTAGCGTACTTAACTTAagaagttaattaatttttctattatgttttataatattgaacgaatatattgtgttataatgataaataataaagttgctACGTATGTTTATGACctttgcatttaaatttaacgctCTTGTCGCgacatgtttatattatataatgttgttatttacatattatttttttgttatttcaaaagaaagaaaattattactatgttaAACTACGtcctttttagttttaaaactattagaaatttattactttacttaaagtttattgtatacattacactcacatataatatatataaaacatacatattgatttctgttatttttatttttttatggggTTGTCTTGTTATggacacaattatattatttaaacagattaaattttatcgttattatatatatatatattctgtagaaaaaaatctaataaatatatatatttatgtacggCACTCAACTCATATTGTGAAATCacgtgtcaaaaaaaaaaaaattattaaatcagaaAATGTTTCAagtctatgtataatacaatactatataatattggaaaaaaattataataaagaaaaataatgtagatTGTTATTCATTGTATTGGTTGTTTTATTCTTTGTATTAATACGCCTATTGCTCATTCATAAGTGGAATTTGATAAACTTGGTTGGAGAGATTAAAGCTgtagtgttattttttatgattatttaaatattataaatagtatttaacttaataaaaataaattgttgctCATATGTACAGTAGGAGTTCAGGCTGTTAAGGGTGACTTGTTGAGTAGGTCTCTATAATggttgtgttaaatttgaaattctcTTGTAATTCTGAATAGAAAAGGTGTGTCTTTGTTATATTCTGTGATATAACCAAgtgtattttatcatattatactataataataataaatttaccattaataatatgatataagaaGACAtaagcttaaaataaatctatatgtTTTGAAAGTGTCatagagtataataaaatataggtaagttaaaagttaaaaaagtaagtaataattttaaataacaatgaagtatatattttattatttatgtatttaattttcaaacttaacctaacataattttttttatcgccatttataaaaaacaaaaataatctaacATCTCAAAGATTGctcaaaaaattatcatgtatagataatgttagtataaaatttggtgaaaatgtttaatcttTCTTAAATTCTGAACTAAgttatgaataaattgattttacaatgatgtgtgtttttgtgtctgtgtgtagcataacttgtcgaaataatgcttcaatttcaaattttgggggtggtttccaatTGGAAAGTGAATATCTTTGGTGCATTacagaggtcaaaagtaaaaaattttccagtattttaaaaaaaaaaaaaacgatttttttatgtagttataaactcaaaaaaaatcactaaataCTTGagattttcaccaaatgtttatattagtgttatcttcatacagttaaattttcaaaatattttgactttttttagttattaattgagATCTGAAATTTTACACTGGACGATACATTTGAGTGGTTCCATTTCCTTTAATTCACAAAAAACGAATTACCTTCACTTTGCACCTTATAGGCGGTgggaaataaaattgtattcttcATATTGTTATAGCAACTACTAGCACAATTCTGAACGAAAATAGTCGAAACTTTGCTTATTGTTAAAGAATAATGTAATGATGGcgacattttgaaaaatgtcacTGAAATGCCCGTATTTAGTGAATTGTAATACATCGAAGGTTCATTTTGACATAGCTCTCGTACATAACGTATACCATGTACAATCATctaccataattttaaattatttaaattttcatattatttttgaagattgtttacgttatataataaattttacatccCTGAtgcacaaaacaaaaatatacaaattatactagctgattattgttataataatgtattttatgcatGGTTGCCAAAGTAGTACATTGgttcatttattaaatgtttaatatgcaattataagttataacaaataaatgttttgttgagtaatttaattgggttttatttgatataaaatattttggccttttttgagctattaatAAACAACTGAAAGTTCTTATaagtcatttttattgtagttaaaaaaaaaaagtcgtttatagttcaatttcttacgaaatatgtcaaagttgcgaaaatttaaataattatatagttgaaaattcataaaaaattttgtatttatacctaaggttattttttattaacatttcaagttcaaatattgacaaaaatttgtcaaacccatgaatattt
The DNA window shown above is from Aphis gossypii isolate Hap1 chromosome 2, ASM2018417v2, whole genome shotgun sequence and carries:
- the LOC114128218 gene encoding protein phosphatase 1 regulatory subunit 37; translation: MTEWKSRSLPSNFETLSLSNVPVGPSCLRSNSKKTYISRNVSFPDDESQIVTGVLETLHPWESMENVTIELLTAKYKESCERHNTNPLYSVLNQIKSINTNLERNECLDLKGVLLTNVDWESLEEIFKRVQFKTINVEATGLNDDTAIALFDMLDFYESAICLNISSNNDIGTRGWQACARTLKKSKCLEELEARNTILNESNMTLLGRSLKFGSQLCVLKLENCNLADRPLTSLVSLIKLNNTLKELYLGENYLNENDAKQLSILLKCNTTLQLLDLSNNNIQNNGFKLLCESIVNQNSPLTILIVWNNNLNQECSEYLSNLMRAETKLEMLNVGFNCLLDSTASAIEIPLKNNKNLVRLGLQSTQITCKGAKNLAEALESNTSLQRLDLRDNNIEVEGLRNLKESISKNFRITRLDLDPLPRNKYAADTIKEYTNLTEQIKQMCEENEKNHCSKQTEDDLLDQITDESNLTKAIKIPNVDSRKISLTCESLMMQYTSLKNPNYLGSDDYSPMLRGSSGRLRSPAPSPIHSPIASSPMCSPSLTSTRNRFHVSKVSEQKQKECRFKVTKLNTLNDKAPTASNESLSDDSFGPTNLELTVDSLDLCKHKNDTKKEDQRTRKVSWVMGSRPLLTSLQNITSSLDQATSSGVDKLLSLFSPFSSADKSSASIDTVESNDSVFESDHESKKPVTLDQATWPPVFGSLKKTTSICRPLSDKGRRSLSDLRTF